The genomic DNA CTAATTCTTGTCCGTATTCTTTAGCAATTTTCTCCGCTAAATCTTTACTTGTTCTGGTACTAAATAGATAGCTTGCTTGGTGTGACATTTTTACTTTTTTACGCTGTGCAAAATTAAAAAATAAAACCTAACTTCCTACATATTCCATAAAAAATTAACCTTAAACTCAATGATGAAGATGCTTATAAAGGTGGAAACCGCCTCTCATAGTTAATAAGTTGGCAAGATTTTGTAATAAATCTACCTCAATATTCCCCAAAATACAGAGTCGTAAAGCTATTTTTAAATATTATCAACATTTCTCCCCTACCGCTTTTCCTTAAAAAAATTTTTGATGATTAGGCTACATTCTTGTTCTAAAATCCCCGTGACAATCTCTGTTTTGGGGTGGAGACTCAGTCCTTTATTGATAAAGCCTCGGTGGGTATCTCTGGCACCAATCACCACTTTTGAAATTTGGCTCCACGCTAAGGCTCCTGCGCACATCACGCAAGGTTCTAAAGTAACATAAAGCGTGCAATCGATCAGGTATTTGCCACCAAGAAAATGGGCTGTAGCAGTAATAGCTTGCATCTCGGCGTGAGCCGTCACATCGTTTAGGGTTTCCGTTAAGTTATGCCCCCTTGCAATGATGCGCCCTTGGCTTACCATCACGCAACCTACGGGAACTTCGCCACGCTCCAAGGCGGTCTCTGCCTCCATTAAGGCTTGCTTCATAAAGTATTGATCAGTCATCGTCATCATTTTAAAAGATGAGAGGCAAGAAAACCTGTCCTTACCTCTCTATTAACTATATGAAAAAACAATTGATGATTTTTCGGTTAAGAAAAAATTACTTTTTAATCTCCACACAGCCTACTCTACCGCCTGCATTTCCTGTAGGTTGCGAGGTGAAATCATCTACGCCAGCGTGGATAATGATGGCTTTACCAAAAAGATTTTTAGTGGCATCATCACATCCCAAACACCATTGGTCTGTGCTGAATACCAAATGGGCTTTGCCATCTTCGCCAGCCACTAAATTACCAATATC from Riemerella columbina includes the following:
- a CDS encoding nucleoside deaminase — translated: MTDQYFMKQALMEAETALERGEVPVGCVMVSQGRIIARGHNLTETLNDVTAHAEMQAITATAHFLGGKYLIDCTLYVTLEPCVMCAGALAWSQISKVVIGARDTHRGFINKGLSLHPKTEIVTGILEQECSLIIKNFFKEKR